Proteins encoded by one window of Ignavibacteriota bacterium:
- the nadA gene encoding quinolinate synthase NadA produces MEKLTDKLIRLKKERNAVILAHYYQDPTIQDVADFMGDSLALAQAAKVTKADVILFCGVHFMAETAKILNPDKIVIVPDMDAGCSLADSAPADKFRRWVDEHKEHTVVSYINCTAEVKAMSDLICTSSNAEKIIASIPKDTPICFAPDKYLGRYIAKKTGRDMIIWDGSCQVHEIFSETEVINLMNKYPEATVLAHPECPENILAYADFIGSTTNIINEAVMNPARQFIILTEPGVIHQMKKAAPEKEFIPVGSIGGCACNECPHMRLNTIEKMINALENLEPQIHMRKDLIEKALVPLERMLELSK; encoded by the coding sequence ATGGAAAAACTGACAGATAAGTTAATTAGATTAAAAAAAGAGCGTAATGCGGTTATACTTGCTCACTATTATCAAGACCCTACAATTCAAGATGTTGCAGATTTTATGGGTGATTCTCTCGCTCTTGCTCAAGCTGCGAAGGTAACTAAAGCTGATGTTATACTCTTTTGCGGTGTGCATTTCATGGCAGAAACTGCAAAAATACTCAATCCTGATAAAATTGTTATAGTGCCTGATATGGATGCGGGTTGCTCTCTTGCAGATTCAGCACCTGCTGACAAGTTCCGGCGATGGGTTGATGAGCACAAAGAGCATACAGTGGTTTCTTATATCAATTGCACAGCCGAAGTAAAAGCCATGTCCGATTTGATTTGTACTTCTTCCAATGCTGAAAAAATTATAGCCTCAATACCGAAAGATACTCCGATTTGCTTTGCACCGGATAAATATTTAGGAAGGTATATTGCCAAGAAGACCGGTCGCGATATGATTATTTGGGATGGTTCTTGTCAGGTTCATGAAATATTTTCAGAGACTGAAGTAATTAATCTTATGAATAAATATCCAGAAGCAACGGTACTTGCTCATCCCGAATGTCCTGAAAATATTCTTGCATATGCAGATTTTATCGGTTCTACAACCAATATTATAAATGAAGCAGTCATGAATCCTGCTCGTCAGTTTATAATTTTGACCGAACCCGGTGTTATACATCAAATGAAAAAAGCCGCTCCGGAAAAAGAATTTATACCTGTTGGCAGTATTGGTGGTTGTGCCTGCAATGAATGTCCGCACATGAGACTGAATACTATTGAAAAAATGATTAATGCACTTGAAAATCTCGAGCCGCAGATTCACATGCGTAAAGATTTGATTGAAAAAGCATTAGTGCCTCTTGAAAGAATGTTGGAATTAAGTAAATAA
- a CDS encoding AAA family ATPase: MPRKVDNIELDDNNPEFNYAVDLVRSSGGIVYLTGKAGSGKTTFLKYIREASGKQTVVLAPTGVAALNAGGQTIHSFFRIAPSIYLPDDYRLRAEAKPDDDNQSTIFDNFKYRRPHKKLIKNMELLIIDEVSMVRCDLLDVVDRLLRVFREKEDKPFGGVQVLLIGDAFQLPPIAQGDHWNLLKTHYETPFFFSSKVLTEYKPKYIELKKIYRQKDQLFIDLLNKIRTNQVTDEDMQLLNSRFLPAIVKNENLNYVIIATHNNLVDATNKRKLLELETDEVRYEAEITGDFPDSMLPTDKFLNLKVGAQIMFIKNDAEKRFFNGKIAKIKKLEKDRIIVEQEVGSNIEVKRFIWHNIHYKWNEISKKIEETIMGEFCQFPVKLAWSVTVHKCQGLTFDNVIADIGQSFSPGQVYVALSRCTSLEGLVLKTKINRSAIKTDPNVIKFTELEDKYENDFQFILK, from the coding sequence ATGCCAAGAAAAGTTGACAATATTGAGCTTGACGATAACAATCCGGAATTTAACTATGCTGTTGATTTAGTCAGAAGTTCCGGAGGTATAGTTTACCTTACAGGTAAAGCCGGCTCAGGTAAAACTACTTTTTTGAAGTATATTCGAGAGGCAAGCGGCAAACAAACAGTCGTTCTTGCGCCCACAGGTGTGGCTGCTCTTAATGCCGGTGGACAAACAATTCACTCTTTTTTCAGGATTGCACCAAGCATCTATCTTCCGGATGATTACAGACTCAGAGCTGAAGCAAAACCAGACGATGATAACCAGAGCACTATTTTTGATAATTTCAAATACCGACGTCCACATAAAAAATTAATTAAGAATATGGAACTTCTCATAATTGATGAAGTATCAATGGTTCGTTGCGATTTACTTGATGTTGTGGACAGACTTCTGCGTGTTTTTCGTGAGAAAGAAGACAAACCATTCGGCGGCGTACAAGTACTATTAATTGGTGATGCTTTCCAACTCCCACCTATAGCGCAGGGTGATCATTGGAATTTACTAAAAACACATTACGAAACCCCTTTCTTTTTTAGCAGTAAAGTTCTGACTGAATACAAGCCCAAATACATTGAACTCAAAAAAATATATCGCCAAAAAGACCAATTATTTATAGACTTACTTAATAAAATAAGAACAAATCAAGTCACAGATGAGGATATGCAGCTTCTGAACAGCAGATTTTTACCTGCTATTGTAAAAAATGAAAATCTTAATTATGTTATAATTGCTACTCATAATAATCTGGTGGATGCAACAAATAAAAGAAAACTTTTAGAGCTTGAGACAGATGAAGTTCGATATGAAGCCGAAATTACAGGTGATTTCCCTGATTCTATGCTACCAACAGATAAGTTCCTGAATCTTAAAGTCGGGGCGCAGATTATGTTTATTAAAAACGATGCAGAAAAGAGGTTTTTCAATGGAAAAATTGCTAAAATCAAAAAGCTCGAGAAAGATAGAATTATTGTTGAACAAGAGGTAGGAAGCAATATCGAAGTAAAAAGATTTATATGGCATAATATTCATTATAAATGGAACGAAATAAGTAAGAAAATCGAAGAAACAATTATGGGTGAATTCTGCCAGTTCCCGGTAAAGCTTGCCTGGTCTGTTACAGTTCATAAATGCCAGGGCTTAACGTTTGATAATGTTATTGCAGATATTGGTCAATCATTTTCACCCGGGCAGGTTTATGTTGCTCTAAGTCGCTGCACAAGCCTCGAAGGACTTGTCCTAAAAACAAAAATCAACAGGTCTGCCATCAAAACCGACCCGAATGTAATTAAATTTACAGAATTAGAAGATAAATATGAAAATGATTTCCAATTTATACTAAAATAA
- a CDS encoding SpoIIE family protein phosphatase encodes MKFTKKPLILIVDDVVGNIQIVGNLLIESGYNISVSIHGRQALNTAKNIHPDLILLDVMMPEIDGFDVCRELKKDEKLKDVPVIFLTAKHETKDIVTGFSVGGVDFITKPFQKQEVLARIENQLELKFSRDLLIYQSEEIKLMNDKLNEELSIAAEYFRFLLPAPFSDKYVHTFWEYMPNAKLGGDAFGYNWIDDKNFVMYLFDVSGHGIASGMYSISLMNTLKYLNLADTDFLNPESVFSALNKLFQIHEHYGLYFTMWYGVFNVDSRELRYAAAGHPPSVISFPNGSTEFLSSPNFIIGGLDKYEFKSKTCIIEPNTDIYIFSDGTFDLNQPDGKNWGIDDMRLFLEARHSRADKELKELQQFVKNLYEFSKQKDDFSILKVRFL; translated from the coding sequence ATGAAATTTACAAAAAAACCTTTAATTTTAATCGTTGATGATGTTGTCGGCAATATACAAATTGTCGGCAATCTTCTTATTGAAAGCGGATATAATATTTCAGTTTCTATACATGGACGTCAGGCTTTGAATACTGCAAAAAATATCCATCCTGACCTAATTTTACTTGATGTTATGATGCCTGAAATAGACGGCTTTGATGTTTGTCGTGAACTAAAAAAAGATGAAAAGCTAAAAGATGTTCCGGTTATTTTTCTTACTGCTAAACATGAAACTAAAGATATTGTTACAGGTTTTTCGGTCGGTGGCGTTGATTTTATAACAAAACCTTTTCAGAAGCAGGAGGTTTTAGCCCGTATTGAAAATCAGCTTGAGCTCAAATTTTCGCGTGATTTGCTTATTTATCAAAGCGAAGAGATTAAATTGATGAATGATAAACTCAATGAAGAGCTCTCAATAGCTGCTGAGTATTTTAGATTTTTACTTCCGGCACCTTTTTCGGATAAATATGTGCATACTTTTTGGGAATATATGCCAAATGCCAAACTCGGTGGTGATGCATTCGGATATAATTGGATTGATGATAAAAATTTTGTAATGTACCTTTTTGATGTCAGTGGACACGGTATTGCAAGCGGAATGTATTCAATATCACTTATGAATACACTGAAATATTTGAATCTTGCCGATACAGACTTTTTAAATCCTGAATCTGTATTTTCAGCATTGAATAAATTATTTCAGATTCATGAACATTATGGTTTGTATTTCACTATGTGGTATGGTGTTTTTAATGTTGACTCTCGTGAGTTGAGATATGCTGCAGCAGGCCATCCTCCATCGGTGATTTCTTTTCCTAATGGGAGTACTGAATTTCTGTCGTCTCCTAATTTTATTATCGGTGGTTTGGATAAGTATGAATTCAAATCAAAAACTTGTATTATTGAACCCAATACAGATATCTATATATTTTCTGATGGTACATTTGATTTGAATCAGCCGGATGGTAAAAATTGGGGAATAGATGATATGCGTTTGTTTTTAGAGGCAAGACATAGCAGAGCAGATAAAGAACTTAAAGAACTTCAGCAGTTTGTCAAAAATTTATACGAGTTCAGTAAGCAAAAAGACGATTTCTCTATTCTAAAAGTCAGGTTTTTATAA
- a CDS encoding aminopeptidase P family protein, with translation MNIKERVAALRAEMKQKNIKAYIIPSTDPHISEYVAECWTSRSWISGFTGSAGTVVITDTDAGLWTDSRYFLQADNELKNSGISLHKLGLPETLDYPEWLGKNLQKGDTVGFDGKVVTVALAKKMEKLFSFKGIHLNTEYDFFEKIWIDRPSIPDNNIFEHKIEYAGKSRVEKIADVQKSMTNQDADYHIIATLDDINWLFNIRGRDVIFNPVAVCYAVITKNSAELFIDDKKITDDIRQILTDDGITLKPYNSIAERICSFENSKNVLIDINKVNLWLYQAIPSACTIIEGSNISTLMKACKNETEIQGMKNALRRDAVAMINFWQWLENTVGKEQITEVTAMDKIREFRSEIPLYFGESFNTIAGYLGNGAIVHYGASKEYAAEIKPEGFFLFDSGGQYYDGTTDITRMFHLSEPTQQEKTDYTLVLKGHINLSLAQFPLKTRGSQLDILARKALWDRGQNYLHGTGHGVGCFMNVHEGPQNIRMDENSTTLEPGMILSNEPGLYRAGLYGIRIENLVLVVNGEKTEFGQFLKFENLTLCPIDTKAIDKSLLSEQEINWFNDYHKTVYSEVAPLLDDEKRRFLAEKTKAI, from the coding sequence ATGAATATCAAAGAAAGAGTTGCAGCGCTAAGAGCTGAAATGAAACAAAAAAATATTAAAGCATATATAATTCCGAGCACAGACCCTCATATCAGCGAGTATGTTGCAGAATGCTGGACTTCACGCTCATGGATTAGCGGATTTACTGGTTCTGCCGGCACAGTTGTAATTACTGATACTGACGCAGGTCTATGGACAGATTCCCGCTATTTTCTTCAAGCTGATAATGAATTAAAAAATTCAGGTATCTCACTTCATAAACTTGGGCTACCGGAAACTCTTGACTATCCTGAATGGCTGGGGAAAAACCTGCAAAAAGGTGATACAGTAGGATTCGATGGTAAAGTTGTTACTGTCGCTCTTGCAAAAAAAATGGAGAAACTTTTCTCCTTCAAAGGAATACATTTAAATACTGAATATGATTTCTTCGAAAAGATTTGGATTGACAGACCCTCTATTCCCGATAATAATATTTTTGAACACAAAATTGAGTATGCAGGTAAATCACGAGTTGAGAAAATTGCTGATGTACAAAAATCTATGACGAATCAAGATGCAGACTATCATATAATTGCCACTCTTGACGACATCAATTGGTTATTTAATATTCGAGGGCGCGATGTTATTTTTAATCCTGTAGCAGTCTGCTATGCTGTAATAACAAAAAATTCTGCCGAACTGTTTATTGACGACAAAAAGATTACAGATGATATAAGGCAGATACTTACTGATGACGGTATTACTTTGAAACCATATAATTCGATAGCAGAAAGAATCTGCTCATTTGAAAACAGCAAAAATGTTCTTATTGATATTAACAAAGTAAATTTATGGCTTTATCAGGCTATACCTTCTGCTTGTACAATCATCGAAGGCAGCAATATTTCTACACTAATGAAAGCCTGCAAAAACGAAACTGAAATTCAGGGGATGAAAAACGCTTTGCGTCGCGATGCAGTTGCTATGATCAATTTCTGGCAATGGCTTGAAAATACTGTTGGAAAAGAGCAAATTACTGAAGTTACGGCTATGGATAAAATCCGTGAGTTCAGGTCAGAAATTCCGCTATATTTCGGAGAAAGTTTTAACACTATCGCCGGTTATCTTGGCAATGGGGCTATCGTGCACTATGGCGCTAGCAAAGAATACGCAGCTGAAATCAAGCCCGAAGGATTTTTCCTATTTGACTCAGGTGGTCAATACTATGATGGCACAACCGACATAACTAGAATGTTCCACCTTAGTGAGCCAACCCAGCAGGAAAAGACTGATTACACACTTGTTCTGAAAGGACACATTAATTTATCACTTGCACAATTCCCACTAAAAACCCGTGGCTCTCAGCTTGATATTCTTGCAAGAAAAGCTTTGTGGGACAGAGGTCAAAACTATTTGCACGGTACAGGTCATGGAGTAGGCTGCTTTATGAATGTTCATGAAGGACCACAAAATATCAGAATGGACGAAAATTCTACTACACTTGAACCCGGAATGATTTTATCCAATGAGCCCGGACTTTACAGAGCAGGCTTGTACGGAATTAGAATCGAAAATCTTGTTTTAGTTGTAAATGGAGAAAAAACAGAGTTTGGACAATTCCTGAAATTCGAAAATCTTACTCTATGTCCAATTGATACAAAAGCTATTGATAAATCATTGCTTTCAGAGCAGGAAATTAATTGGTTTAATGATTATCACAAGACAGTTTACAGCGAAGTTGCTCCTCTTCTTGATGATGAGAAACGCAGATTCCTTGCTGAAAAAACTAAAGCGATTTAA
- a CDS encoding LexA family transcriptional regulator: protein MVAYQDNLNTNIINKISKTHYGRFHINFEGSNLRKENKLNIIDDGIDLNDIMTDFPESRFLIRVKGNSMTGAGINDGDLLLVDCIKSPSHNNIVVAAINNKIVVKRLHYSYKETMLLSENENYLPIRPKETDNFKIWGVAIMVIKDMK from the coding sequence ATGGTTGCTTATCAGGATAATCTGAATACAAACATTATTAATAAAATTAGCAAAACGCATTACGGTAGATTCCATATAAATTTTGAAGGCAGTAATCTTCGAAAGGAAAACAAACTTAACATTATTGATGACGGTATTGACCTCAACGATATAATGACAGACTTTCCTGAAAGTCGTTTTTTAATACGTGTCAAAGGCAACTCTATGACAGGCGCAGGAATCAATGATGGTGACTTATTACTTGTAGACTGCATAAAATCTCCATCGCACAATAACATTGTTGTTGCAGCAATTAATAATAAAATTGTAGTAAAACGATTGCACTACTCATATAAAGAAACAATGCTCTTGTCAGAAAATGAAAATTATTTACCAATAAGACCTAAAGAAACAGATAATTTCAAAATCTGGGGTGTGGCAATTATGGTAATCAAAGATATGAAATAA
- a CDS encoding DUF4199 domain-containing protein — translation MKKYSVEFKWALVFSVMSLMWISMEKFSGLHDENISNHATITNLFAIPAILVYVFALLEKRKNNYNGIISWQQGFQTGLIITVFISLLVPLNQLLTHYIISPDYFNNIINESIRQGIISEQEATKYFSFQSYIFKSMFGAVVMGIISSAISALIVMKKSVNKPNIM, via the coding sequence ATGAAGAAATATTCTGTTGAATTTAAATGGGCTTTAGTTTTTTCCGTTATGAGTCTTATGTGGATATCTATGGAAAAGTTTTCGGGTTTGCATGACGAGAATATATCTAACCATGCCACTATTACGAATTTATTTGCAATTCCTGCTATTCTTGTATATGTATTTGCACTTTTGGAAAAAAGAAAGAATAATTATAATGGAATAATTTCTTGGCAGCAGGGTTTTCAGACCGGTTTGATAATTACTGTATTTATATCACTACTTGTTCCACTTAATCAATTGTTGACTCATTATATAATCTCACCGGATTATTTTAATAACATTATCAATGAATCTATTCGTCAGGGAATTATTTCTGAGCAGGAAGCTACTAAATATTTCTCTTTTCAAAGTTACATATTTAAAAGTATGTTTGGTGCTGTTGTTATGGGTATTATATCATCTGCTATTTCAGCACTGATTGTTATGAAAAAATCCGTAAATAAACCCAACATTATGTAA
- a CDS encoding Rrf2 family transcriptional regulator, giving the protein MTVIFSKRCEIALQAVLFLSSAEAGKMFNAGEIAKEVDVPKEFVSKILQTLTSSEIVGSKKGNSGGFYLGKPAEHIKLIDIVAAIDGLEIFHRCVLGFKGCGLSAPCPLHDEWGKLRDDTYNMLSSSTLAELRDRTLFKLQNLYKE; this is encoded by the coding sequence ATGACAGTAATATTTTCAAAAAGATGCGAAATAGCGCTTCAAGCTGTTTTATTTTTATCATCTGCAGAGGCAGGCAAAATGTTTAATGCGGGTGAAATCGCTAAAGAGGTAGATGTTCCCAAAGAATTTGTGTCAAAAATTCTTCAAACACTAACTTCATCCGAAATTGTCGGCTCCAAAAAAGGAAACAGCGGTGGGTTCTATCTTGGTAAACCTGCAGAACATATCAAGTTGATTGATATTGTAGCTGCAATTGATGGTCTAGAAATTTTTCATCGTTGCGTTCTTGGATTTAAGGGTTGCGGACTCTCAGCTCCTTGCCCTTTACATGACGAATGGGGAAAGCTCAGAGATGATACATACAATATGCTTAGCTCATCTACACTTGCCGAATTAAGGGACAGGACATTATTCAAATTGCAAAATCTTTATAAAGAATAA
- a CDS encoding aromatic amino acid lyase → MAIKLNGAGLTIEKLVMIARNNEKVEVSADSIERIKKCRVLLEDKIEKREIMYGVNTGIGEFSEIVLNDEQIKEFQKYLIYNHAAGIGEPTREEFVRGAITGRINVHAHGNSGCRPEITLTLSEMLNKGVTPVVCQKGSVGACGDLAPMSQMALSLMGEGESFYQGERMPTKVAFEKAGIPIPGLQARDGLASINGSNLLTAMSAIQLYDYNRLIKQAEIAAAMSLEALLANMKPYDRRLHELRGFSGAVRSAKAIKKCFEGSDLLTGKMKTKVQDAYSMRSTPQVIGAAHDACKYARTQVEIELNGVGDNPIFLPDENITLTGANFQGTPVSLPMDMAGASLTMVCVLSERRLNRLLNPALSVGLPAFLTKGAGMFSGLMLSQYTADMLIVEQRILSNPASIQSIPAAADQEDFVSMGMNTALKNQQILDNAYGILGIEFMAAAQALDFREFKKGDGVTRAWEVIREHVDFLDIDRPLFNDHNTMAALVKSGKILDEVEKLVGSLED, encoded by the coding sequence ATGGCAATCAAATTAAATGGTGCCGGATTGACTATCGAAAAATTAGTCATGATTGCAAGAAACAATGAAAAAGTAGAAGTAAGTGCTGATTCTATTGAACGTATAAAAAAATGCCGCGTTTTACTTGAAGATAAAATCGAAAAACGTGAAATTATGTATGGTGTTAATACAGGCATCGGTGAATTTTCGGAAATAGTTCTGAATGACGAGCAAATAAAAGAGTTCCAAAAATATCTTATTTATAATCATGCAGCAGGTATTGGTGAGCCGACGCGTGAGGAATTTGTCCGCGGCGCAATTACCGGAAGAATTAATGTCCATGCTCACGGAAATTCCGGTTGTCGCCCTGAAATCACACTCACTCTTTCCGAAATGCTAAACAAAGGAGTAACTCCCGTTGTTTGTCAGAAAGGTTCGGTGGGAGCTTGCGGAGACTTAGCACCTATGTCACAAATGGCTCTCTCTCTTATGGGCGAAGGTGAGTCATTCTATCAGGGCGAAAGAATGCCCACAAAAGTTGCATTTGAAAAAGCCGGCATACCAATTCCCGGACTTCAGGCACGTGATGGTCTTGCATCTATCAATGGCTCGAATTTATTGACTGCAATGTCTGCAATTCAGCTCTATGACTACAACCGACTCATTAAACAAGCTGAAATCGCTGCCGCTATGTCTTTGGAAGCATTACTTGCAAATATGAAACCTTATGACAGAAGATTGCACGAATTGCGTGGATTTTCAGGTGCTGTTCGTTCGGCAAAAGCAATTAAAAAATGTTTTGAAGGTAGTGACCTGCTCACAGGAAAAATGAAGACAAAAGTTCAGGATGCGTATTCTATGCGTTCAACTCCTCAAGTAATAGGTGCTGCACATGATGCCTGCAAATATGCAAGAACTCAGGTAGAAATCGAATTAAACGGTGTAGGTGACAACCCAATATTTCTGCCCGATGAAAACATTACTCTTACGGGTGCAAACTTCCAGGGTACTCCGGTTTCATTGCCAATGGATATGGCAGGTGCATCTCTGACAATGGTATGTGTACTTTCTGAAAGACGTTTGAATCGTTTGCTTAATCCTGCTTTGAGTGTTGGGCTTCCGGCATTTCTGACAAAAGGTGCAGGAATGTTCTCCGGTTTGATGCTTAGCCAATATACAGCCGATATGCTTATTGTTGAGCAGAGAATATTATCGAATCCGGCATCAATTCAGTCAATTCCGGCAGCCGCTGACCAGGAGGATTTTGTTTCAATGGGTATGAATACTGCTTTAAAAAATCAGCAGATACTTGACAATGCCTACGGAATTCTTGGAATTGAATTTATGGCTGCGGCACAGGCACTTGATTTCAGAGAATTTAAAAAAGGTGATGGTGTTACTCGTGCTTGGGAAGTTATCCGCGAGCATGTGGATTTCCTTGATATTGACCGCCCGCTCTTTAATGACCATAATACAATGGCTGCCCTTGTAAAATCAGGAAAAATCCTTGACGAAGTTGAAAAATTAGTCGGCAGTCTTGAAGATTAA
- a CDS encoding 4Fe-4S binding protein, with amino-acid sequence MIREIIQIDEDLCDGCGDCIPACHEGALQIIDGKCRLVSSLFCDGLGACLGHCDKGALKIVMADVDEYDEVEVIKTMLNKPQSVLKAHLSHLIDHGATEYFNKAVEYLSSIGISININQNTAPAQSAGGCPGSAMKELKQYSPAKNEKDNHESMLEHWPVQLHLVSPFSPFLKGKELVILSTCSPVAYPNIQNDYIAGKAVVLACPKLDYTEPYPKKLEDIFRNAGTQKATIVRMEVPCCGGLSAMTTKAAANSSINGLEVCEHTISTNGKRISEKIIFINNTN; translated from the coding sequence ATGATTAGAGAAATAATTCAAATTGATGAAGATTTATGCGACGGATGCGGAGACTGTATTCCAGCTTGTCATGAAGGCGCATTACAGATTATTGATGGTAAATGCCGCTTGGTTAGCAGTCTTTTCTGTGATGGTTTGGGTGCATGTTTAGGACATTGCGATAAAGGAGCACTAAAAATAGTTATGGCTGATGTTGATGAATATGATGAAGTAGAAGTTATTAAAACAATGCTTAACAAACCACAGTCAGTTCTTAAAGCTCATTTAAGTCATCTGATTGACCATGGTGCAACTGAATATTTCAACAAGGCAGTAGAATATTTAAGTTCAATTGGCATTAGTATAAATATAAACCAAAACACTGCACCGGCTCAGTCTGCAGGCGGATGTCCGGGATCTGCTATGAAAGAATTAAAACAGTATTCACCTGCAAAAAACGAGAAAGATAATCATGAATCAATGCTTGAGCACTGGCCCGTTCAGTTGCATTTGGTAAGTCCATTTTCTCCGTTTCTAAAGGGAAAAGAGCTTGTTATTCTCTCAACCTGTTCGCCTGTTGCATATCCAAATATTCAAAATGATTATATTGCCGGGAAGGCAGTTGTGCTGGCTTGTCCTAAACTGGATTATACCGAGCCCTATCCTAAGAAACTTGAAGATATTTTCAGAAATGCCGGCACTCAAAAAGCTACAATTGTCAGAATGGAAGTCCCTTGTTGTGGCGGTCTAAGTGCAATGACTACAAAAGCAGCAGCAAATTCAAGTATAAACGGACTTGAAGTATGTGAGCATACAATAAGCACTAATGGCAAAAGAATCAGCGAAAAAATAATTTTTATAAATAATACCAATTAA
- a CDS encoding cupin domain-containing protein: protein MLESNKKVNLHNDIEYQTGSVVSSAFLKKPSGNITFFAFDKGEQLSPHSAPFDALVHVIEGQAEIMIGEDFHSLNSGEIIIMPAGITHAVKATEKFKMMLVMLKS, encoded by the coding sequence ATGTTAGAATCAAACAAAAAAGTAAATTTGCATAATGATATTGAATATCAAACCGGCTCTGTTGTTAGCAGTGCCTTTCTTAAGAAACCATCAGGGAATATCACATTCTTTGCATTCGATAAAGGAGAGCAGTTAAGTCCACATTCAGCTCCATTCGATGCACTTGTTCATGTGATTGAAGGTCAGGCTGAAATTATGATAGGAGAGGATTTTCATAGCTTAAATTCAGGCGAAATAATCATTATGCCGGCAGGCATAACGCACGCTGTGAAAGCAACTGAAAAATTCAAGATGATGCTCGTAATGCTGAAATCTTAA
- a CDS encoding DUF3078 domain-containing protein, with protein sequence MIKKITIILLLCSFSYLNAQDTTATQLNWKHGGLAGLNFSNVGLSNWAGGGSDMISITGVTNLFAVYKTDNMTWDNTLDLGYGVVKQGSEDLRKSDDRLIFLSKLGYNATSKLLYTALLDFRTQFDLGYDYSKADPNTGSALLISDFMSPAYLNLGLGMNYRPDDYWQFFLSAISNRLIIVLNEELSNQGAYGVNPGEKVFSQLGASANIIFQKDIFDNVNFRSRLNLFSAYNRFTSVVVTSETALNMKVNSFINASFNLDVIYDDKVSILRNDGTRGPSTQIRHVIGIGIAYKFGHDRETK encoded by the coding sequence ATGATAAAAAAAATTACAATTATTTTGTTGCTCTGCTCATTTTCATACTTAAATGCGCAGGACACTACAGCAACCCAATTAAATTGGAAACACGGCGGATTAGCCGGATTAAACTTTTCTAATGTCGGACTATCCAACTGGGCGGGCGGTGGTTCGGATATGATTTCAATCACAGGTGTCACCAACCTTTTTGCTGTTTATAAAACAGACAACATGACTTGGGATAATACACTTGACCTTGGTTATGGCGTGGTTAAACAAGGCAGCGAAGATTTAAGAAAAAGCGATGACCGACTTATTTTCTTATCAAAGTTAGGCTACAACGCTACATCAAAATTACTTTATACAGCGCTGCTTGATTTTCGTACACAGTTTGATTTAGGTTACGATTATTCAAAAGCAGACCCAAATACCGGAAGCGCACTTTTAATTTCAGATTTCATGTCTCCTGCTTATCTCAATCTTGGTCTTGGTATGAATTACAGACCCGATGATTACTGGCAATTTTTCCTATCAGCAATATCTAATCGTTTGATAATTGTTTTAAATGAAGAATTGTCAAATCAAGGTGCTTATGGAGTAAATCCCGGTGAAAAAGTATTTAGCCAGCTTGGTGCATCTGCAAATATTATTTTTCAAAAAGATATTTTTGATAACGTAAATTTCCGTTCAAGACTTAATTTGTTTTCGGCATACAACCGATTTACTTCAGTGGTTGTAACATCTGAAACTGCATTAAATATGAAAGTTAATTCTTTTATCAATGCAAGCTTCAATCTTGATGTTATTTATGACGACAAAGTAAGCATACTTCGTAATGACGGAACTCGTGGACCTTCCACCCAAATTCGCCATGTCATAGGCATCGGTATTGCCTATAAATTCGGGCACGATAGAGAAACAAAGTAA